The DNA segment AAGAACTGCTGCCCGGCTGTCTTGAGTCCGTTCGCGACTGGGTCGACGAGATCATTGTGGTCGACACCGGTTCGACAGATAGAACAGTTGAGATTGCAGACTCCTATGGCGCTGTAATCCACCACCAAGCCTGGGAAGGGGATTTTTCAAAACACCGCAATTACACCCTGGAATTGGCCACATCGGACTGGGTGTTTATCATCGATGCCGACGAGCGTTTTGATACCAGGGACGTTCCTGTGCTGCTGGAGTTGATCGGCAGTGGTGAGCACAGTATTATCTCTATCGGAGTGTTCAATGGTTTCAAAGGCGCTAACCACACGGTCACTTTCACCAACTCGGTGCGTTCCTGGCGCCGCGAGCTCGACCTGCGATACGAGGGGATCGTGCACAATGTTCTGAAGATTCCTGATGACGTTCTGATATGTCGAGCGCCGATCAAAATGGAACATCTTGGCTATGATCTTTCGCCTGAGAAGCTGGAGGCCAAATTTGATCGGACGATGGAACTCCTTCACAAGCAAGTTGCGTCCAAGCCCGACGACGGATTTGCCTGGTTTAACATAGCCCAGGCTCTTCGCGGTCGGCTTGATAAGCCTGATCCGGAACTCAGACGGCAAGCGATCGGCGCAGCCGAGAAGGCGGTAGAATACAACAAATCCGATATACCCACCGAGTTTCCTCAGCACATAATGGCGCTCAACCATGTTGCCGCTATCAGTTTTATCGAGGGGAAACTCGAACGGGCCGAAGACTATGCCAGGCGTGCTCTACGGCTCAAACCGGACTACCTGGATCCACTGATGCTGCTGGGCATGATCTGCAATCGGCAGGAGCATTACCAGCAGGCCATCGACGCATATCAGACTTATCTTGATTCGCAGGCGCTCTTTTCGGAGCACGAGGAAGCTTCATCCATGATCCTCTACTATTCGGATTCTCGTGACGCCGCTCTGTATGGAATGGGGCAAGCCGCTTTTGCTCTCGGCGATCCACAAGAAGCCCAGAAATACTACCGAAGGGTGCTTGAGCAAACACCTGACTACGCCGACACGGCCCTGCAACTGGGTAACCTTTACCTGGTGGAAAGCCGACTATCCGAGGCCTGCGAACAGTTCCGGAATCAGTTAGATGGGTCCAATCCGCTGGCCATGGCTGCGGCCGGCTTGGGCTACATCAGTGTCTTGCAGGGGGACACCCAGGAAGCGCTCCGACGGTATCAACAGGCTGTCGATCTGGAGCCGGACAACCCGGTGGTCCTCGGCAACTGCGGTGTTTTTTACCGAGAGATCAATGAGCCGGACAGGGCCATCGAGTACATTGAAAAATCGCTGGCCATAAACAGCGACCAGGTTGTCCTTAAGCGCCACCTGGGTGAGTTGCGTTTCTCTGCAGGCTTGTATGCAGAGGCTGCCGAGCATTTTCGACAAGTCCTGGTCTCGGTCGGGGATGACCCGGAGATTCTCAGCGAACTGGGTAACTGTTGTTTCAGAATGAATGACTTCAAGGCTGCCGAAAAACACTACCATAAGGCAACTCAATGCCCTGAGCCGCCATCGTTTGTGTTTCGCAATCTCGCCTTAGCATTAGCCGGGCAGGGCAAGAACGAAGAGGCGGTGAAACCGCTGTTGACCTACACAGCGATGGAGCGTGAGGATATGGGGGCGGTTTGTCTCTTGGGGGATATCTACTTCGAGCTCGGCAGGCACCAGATGGCCCTTGAGCGGTATGAGAAGTTTCTGACTGCCTGTCCTCACGATGTGCTCGGAGTCTACAAGCTCTCGGAGTGCTATCGTGTTATGGGACATGGGGATTCGGCAGTTTTGGGGTTTCGGCGGGCGCTTGAATTGGACCCGGAGTTTACCCCTGCGCGGGAAAAATTGACAAGTTTGACCGCCTCGGTAGCAACTTAGACTTTCGGGCCGGGCTGAGAGGGGGAAATTCCTTCGAGAAAAGTGGCAAACTGTTGGAGAAATCCCATAAAGTTGTTCAAGCATTTGCCGATTATCAAGTTAAGAAAGCTATTGAACTCAGAAAAGGGTAATAACAGGATGGGTCCCGGAAAGGAGAAAAGAAGACAGGTTCTTTGTAGGGCAGGGAAGGTTATCTCGGACGATAACTCTGGCAATGAAGACATCGGAAGTGACTTTGTATTGAATACAAACCAATCTAATAAACTGAAAGAGGGGTAAGGACGCCCCCAACGTTTCAAGGAGGATTGACACATGTCACTTCGCATTAATCACAACCTGGCGGCTTTGAACGCGCACCGCAACCTGGTCAACACTACCAATTCGTTGTCCAGTTCGATGCAGAAGCTGTCGTCCGGTTACCGGATCAACAAAGGTTCCGATGATCCTGCTGGTTTGGTGATCAGTGAACAATTCCGTGCGCAGATTGCCGGTCTTAACCGCGCGATCGGAAACTCGGAAGGTAGCATCAGCATGATTCAGACTGCTGAAGGTGCTCTTACCGAGATGAACTCTCTGCTCGTGAGCATGAGAGAACTGGCCATCCACGCGGCCAA comes from the Candidatus Zixiibacteriota bacterium genome and includes:
- a CDS encoding tetratricopeptide repeat protein produces the protein MSKAKKKKASGAKKRPAGKQRRTIVKGQVGKPLDSLLTAVRTHPDDIAARLELAEYYLNNNQTQNIVAAIEGLQKWYPFADRRQRGRYNFLAGFGHLHHKNLVAAEKAGRRGLKEFPQALDFVYLLTEVHLCMREYDNAIEYASMFIEQCEKAGGELSGADYCTKAGQVACVYDFLGTAYRETGQSEQAEKNYRRAIESDGGDHLPYLNLVRLLKAKGNTEKAESIVDQGMSACRQVLELRMLKSSFRKRATISACLMVKNEEELLPGCLESVRDWVDEIIVVDTGSTDRTVEIADSYGAVIHHQAWEGDFSKHRNYTLELATSDWVFIIDADERFDTRDVPVLLELIGSGEHSIISIGVFNGFKGANHTVTFTNSVRSWRRELDLRYEGIVHNVLKIPDDVLICRAPIKMEHLGYDLSPEKLEAKFDRTMELLHKQVASKPDDGFAWFNIAQALRGRLDKPDPELRRQAIGAAEKAVEYNKSDIPTEFPQHIMALNHVAAISFIEGKLERAEDYARRALRLKPDYLDPLMLLGMICNRQEHYQQAIDAYQTYLDSQALFSEHEEASSMILYYSDSRDAALYGMGQAAFALGDPQEAQKYYRRVLEQTPDYADTALQLGNLYLVESRLSEACEQFRNQLDGSNPLAMAAAGLGYISVLQGDTQEALRRYQQAVDLEPDNPVVLGNCGVFYREINEPDRAIEYIEKSLAINSDQVVLKRHLGELRFSAGLYAEAAEHFRQVLVSVGDDPEILSELGNCCFRMNDFKAAEKHYHKATQCPEPPSFVFRNLALALAGQGKNEEAVKPLLTYTAMEREDMGAVCLLGDIYFELGRHQMALERYEKFLTACPHDVLGVYKLSECYRVMGHGDSAVLGFRRALELDPEFTPAREKLTSLTASVAT